CGAACCGACATACCGGGTCAGTGTTCATCAAAATGGTCAAATTGTGATTGGTGCAACCTACACCAAAGCAATGAACCTAAAGCCCGGTGACGAATTTGAAATTAGACTCGGTTACAAACATATTCACTTGATTCAGCTTGGTGAAAGTGATAAACAATTAATCCAGTCTGATGATGCTGATGAATCAGATGCAGAAGAATAAATTTTTTCACCTATCAGGGATAAGTTTAAGGTAAATTGTCATGAATTTATCCCTAGAGCTACCGCTAATTAGTAGCTGTGGTTAAATAATTGCAGTGGGATAAGACATAAAAAACGTTTTGACCTCTTCCATGAGTCACAAATTCTAGTAGAGTCTTGATTATTCGTCAAGAAATCTGTTGTTGCAGGAAGTTAGTCATGTTTTTTATGTCTATTCCACTGTCATTTTTAGATTCATCAGTCCATACTTTACTGGAGTTTCTCAAAGATACGCCAGTATTTTTGGTCATGGCTTTTTTTATTGTTTGGATAGGTTGCTGGTTGCCATTGGTAGCAGTTTTAGCCATTACTTTGAATTGGCAAATACACAAATCTTTACAACCAGAGCAAAAAATTCCTTTATTAGTATCTCTTTATTTATTAGTTCCTCTAATTCTCTGGGGATTTCAAGGGTTGAAATTGGGTTCTTTCCCTGATTATGGATTAGTGGGGAAGGCTTCTATTTTCGGCTCTTTATTACTGGGTTTTAGCTTGGGTGTTTTGGGTCTAGCTATAGTATTTTTTGGGCAAATTCGCGCCGGTTGGTGCTATTTAGAAAAATCTCAGATCAATTTAATCCCATCTAGTTTATTGACGATTTCCCTAGTGGCTTTGTTTGTGGGGGGAATAGAGGAACTTGTATTTCGGGGCTTTTTATTCACTCAGTTACAACAAAATTATCCAATTTGGTTAGCTGCAATTATTTCTAGCTCGGTTTTTGCTGTCTTACATTTGGTATGGGAACAAAAAGAAACTCTTCCTCAACTGCCTGGATTATGGCTAATGGGTATGGTCTTAGTATTAGCTAGATTAGCTGATGGCAATAGTTTAGGGATTGCTTGGGGACTTCATGCTGGTTGGGTATGGGCGATCGCTACCATAGATACAGCGGGATTAATTACCTACACAGATCAAGTTCCTACATGGGTGACAGGGATCAATAAAAAACCCCTCGCGGGGTTGACAGGAATTATCTGCCTTTTGGCGACGGGAGGAGTGCTTTTATGGATGTATTTGATTGTTAAGTGATACTTTTCTCACGCAAAGGCGCAAAGGCGCAAAGAATAGAAAAATTACTTGGTTGTGGTTAAGAATTGGCGTAAGCTGACTAAACTCAGGGTTTGTCCTAAGTTTAGGGGTAACATGGATATGCCTTCTATGCGGGATTGTACCCAGCCTTCACCCCAGTACCATTCGTGAAAGCCGTCAATGCCTCCACTGAGTATTAAGCGCAAACAATTGGGTTTTACTACGTCTACTTGGTGATGAATGGAGACTGGTCCTGCCCAGGTGGTGAACTCAAATCCTGGTGGTAATTCTGTGGGCATTTCTGGGGGAAAACTTTGCCCCAATAGCCATTTTTTTAGTTCGGCAGGATGCAAAATACTGTCATGAATGGCATCGGCTGATGCTGTAACTTCGATACGAATTTGGCTTTGTTGAAATGTACCTAGCATGGTGATTGGTAATTGGTAATTGGTAATTGGTAATTGGTAATTGGTAATTGGTAATTGGTAATTGGTAATTGGTCAGTTAGAAAAAATTTTCTCCCCTGCCCCCTGCCCCCACTTCCCCCACTTCCCCCACTTCCCCCACTTCCCCCACTTCCCCCACTTCCCCCACTTCCCCCACTTCCCCCACTTCCCCCACTTCCCCCACTTCCCCTACTCCCCCTGCCCCCTGCCCCCCTGCCCCCTCCCCCCCGCCTCTTACCTCCCGACTCGAAACAATCTAAAATAAAAAAGTCATCTTGTAAAGAATTGTCAGGTTTTTCATGGCAGATCAATTAATTCGTGCGACTGCGGCGGATGGTGGGATTAAAGCTGTAGGTGTGATTAGTACCCGGTTAACAGAAGAGGCTCGACAACGCCATAAACTATCTTATGTGGCAACAGCAGCATTGGGAAGAACTATGGCTGCTGGTTTGTTGATGGCTGCCAGTATGAAACGGTCAGGTTCTAGGGTGAATGTTCGAGTTAAGGGCGATGGTCCTTTAGGTGGTGTATTGGCAGATGCAGGATTAGATGGTACGGTTAGGGGTTATGTCGGTAATCCGTCCGTGGAGTTGCCACCTAATCATAAGGGTAAACTAGATGTTGGTGGGGCAGTAGGTGCAGGCTTTCTATATGTAGTCCGCGATCTCGGTCATGGTTATCCTTACTCTAGTACAGTAGAACTGGTTTCGGGGGAAATAGGTGATGATGTTGCTCACTACTTGGCAAGTTCTGAACAAACTCCTTCGGCTTTAGTTTTGGGTGTATTTGTGGGAGAACAGGGCGTAACGGCAGCGGGAGGAATTTTGATCCAGGTGTTACCCAAAGCTGCTAGGGATGAGGAGCTAGTGGCTACATTAGAATCGCGGATTGAGGCTTTATCTGGGTTTACGCCATTACTGCAAGCAGGTAAAACACTGACGGAAATTTTTAACGATTTGTTAGGAGATATGGGATTGAACATATTTCCTGAAAGTCAGATGTTACGCTTTCATTGTGGCTGCTCTTTTGATCGGGTGCTAGGGGCGCTGAAAATATTGGGAGAAGCGGAACTACAAGACATGATTGTGAAAGATGATGGTGCAGAAGCTACTTGTGACTTTTGCGGTAATATCTATCAAGCAAGTAGTGATGATTTAACTCAGTTAATTGGAGATATACAAAGAGAATCTTTAATTTCTGATTAATGTCACCAGTCATACTCAACCCAAAAAACAGTAATGTTAGGGATGGGTTTTAAACGGTTTTTTAGATAGGAAAGTGAGGATAGCAAACATAAAATTATCTATATTGATCTATCTACTTTCATATCGCTATTCAATTAGTGTGGTGTGAGCAATGACAGAGCGGGATATTCCAGATAATTGGTCTTCAGACCAAGCGGGAGAACCAATTGGGGTTCAGCCTAACTACATACAAAATAATCAAACTGCTGATACCGCTGCTATTGGTTCTCATTCTCAGTCTATGAAGCAAAAAAAAAAGCAAGATGGCGATGTTTTGGCTATAAATGATAATTCAGAACCTACTTTTAATCTCAATGTTTTAATTGAGAAAATGCCGCGCTGGACTAAAAATTGGGTAGTTTGGGCAGCAGTATTAACTTTAATTCCTGGAAGCATGGGTTTTCTAGCTTTATCCATCCTGTTTAAGTTAC
The DNA window shown above is from Anabaena sp. WA102 and carries:
- the hslO gene encoding Hsp33 family molecular chaperone HslO; its protein translation is MADQLIRATAADGGIKAVGVISTRLTEEARQRHKLSYVATAALGRTMAAGLLMAASMKRSGSRVNVRVKGDGPLGGVLADAGLDGTVRGYVGNPSVELPPNHKGKLDVGGAVGAGFLYVVRDLGHGYPYSSTVELVSGEIGDDVAHYLASSEQTPSALVLGVFVGEQGVTAAGGILIQVLPKAARDEELVATLESRIEALSGFTPLLQAGKTLTEIFNDLLGDMGLNIFPESQMLRFHCGCSFDRVLGALKILGEAELQDMIVKDDGAEATCDFCGNIYQASSDDLTQLIGDIQRESLISD
- a CDS encoding CPBP family intramembrane glutamic endopeptidase, which encodes MFFMSIPLSFLDSSVHTLLEFLKDTPVFLVMAFFIVWIGCWLPLVAVLAITLNWQIHKSLQPEQKIPLLVSLYLLVPLILWGFQGLKLGSFPDYGLVGKASIFGSLLLGFSLGVLGLAIVFFGQIRAGWCYLEKSQINLIPSSLLTISLVALFVGGIEELVFRGFLFTQLQQNYPIWLAAIISSSVFAVLHLVWEQKETLPQLPGLWLMGMVLVLARLADGNSLGIAWGLHAGWVWAIATIDTAGLITYTDQVPTWVTGINKKPLAGLTGIICLLATGGVLLWMYLIVK